A stretch of Chitinophaga caeni DNA encodes these proteins:
- a CDS encoding DinB family protein has product MFKQQFTYFEDALQDLENAIATFNDQNFNTKPAEGAWSAGQVVEHLIKSSDGLDALMINPVTKTQRDPLEKIPLIESVFLDFEAKYKAPEFNTPSEEPKDKTLLLHQILENYRNFRETYLQLPPGELCTGFEVPTMGTFTRAEWLAFVRCHTTRHTRQLRNIFNTV; this is encoded by the coding sequence ATGTTTAAACAACAATTTACATATTTCGAAGATGCTTTACAGGATCTCGAAAATGCCATCGCGACATTTAATGATCAAAATTTTAATACGAAACCGGCTGAAGGCGCCTGGTCGGCAGGACAGGTAGTGGAACACCTCATAAAATCTTCCGATGGACTGGATGCCCTCATGATCAACCCCGTTACCAAAACTCAACGGGATCCCCTGGAAAAAATACCACTGATAGAATCGGTATTCCTCGATTTTGAGGCTAAATACAAAGCGCCGGAGTTCAATACGCCATCTGAAGAGCCGAAGGACAAAACTTTATTGCTACATCAAATATTAGAAAACTATAGAAATTTCCGGGAGACTTACCTACAACTTCCACCGGGAGAATTGTGCACCGGTTTCGAAGTTCCGACAATGGGTACATTCACCAGGGCTGAATGGCTGGCATTCGTAAGATGCCATACCACCAGGCATACCAGGCAACTACGCAACATTTTCAATACTGTTTAA
- a CDS encoding SRPBCC domain-containing protein gives MEQSKYITNNISINATAEEVWDALVNPLKTRQYMFGCETVSDWKVGSELRWRGKMDGKEIDFVTGYIVSIDPPSKLVYTVFDPLSDMEDIPENHLTVTYDLITENGATTLTVTQGDYSKVANGEKRYADSYNNGEGWMPVLKAIKDLVENG, from the coding sequence ATGGAGCAAAGTAAATATATAACGAACAACATCAGCATTAATGCTACTGCGGAAGAGGTTTGGGATGCTCTTGTAAACCCTTTGAAAACCCGGCAATACATGTTCGGTTGCGAAACGGTTTCAGATTGGAAAGTTGGGAGTGAATTACGCTGGCGTGGAAAGATGGATGGCAAAGAAATAGATTTTGTTACTGGATATATCGTAAGTATCGATCCGCCATCAAAATTAGTCTATACAGTTTTTGATCCCCTTTCTGATATGGAAGATATCCCGGAAAACCATCTCACCGTAACTTACGATCTAATCACCGAAAACGGCGCCACGACTTTAACGGTAACCCAAGGTGATTATTCCAAGGTAGCTAACGGTGAAAAACGGTATGCCGATTCTTATAATAATGGCGAGGGTTGGATGCCCGTCCTGAAAGCGATAAAAGATTTAGTCGAAAATGGATAA
- a CDS encoding SusD/RagB family nutrient-binding outer membrane lipoprotein has product MKKLLAILSITVAFTSCNTWLDVNDNPNSANSAVPTAEQRLPPILAQFSDCYESAGTRAAFVSQQLAVTYAINNNYNLTRWYSNLSSANWPWQCWYVNTAVNIAPMITAAEKVGAYHYIGVGKIIKAWGFSALSDFYGMMPYDEFDDPNTFTPKFDDGSYIQGKVLELLDEAIQDLQKQQAPGAPSLAEGDTWNHGNVDNWIRLANGIKARCLLHLVKKADFDPEAVLAAANAGPQTEDQSTIMQYIDDPSTTNNAKSSLQYQNTGTSARFTKLYIDYLSNNYTGAPTGANDMEDPRMDIILPRMQDGSGNWVRTQGVDMTSDVVLNGPKAVSFNSTTNKFSNADSIYIQLRRNPMSPAAGNRIASTGCWYTDRGAKGLLLTNAEMHFIVAEIKLRQNKPNEALQAYQAGIKAHMTLVGVDGSVSDNFLASTSVVQDPAKLTLSDIMIQKYIALSFSIEVWCDLRRLNYCTDASGVYNESTGVYKGFKRPKHVYLESYPNETDWPRRFAVPSYEINYNLDQVRAANPNAEKPTYINQPVWWDKP; this is encoded by the coding sequence ATGAAAAAATTACTCGCAATACTATCTATAACGGTTGCCTTTACATCCTGTAATACTTGGTTAGATGTAAACGACAACCCCAACTCCGCTAACTCAGCCGTGCCTACGGCCGAGCAAAGGCTTCCACCCATCTTGGCGCAATTTTCCGATTGCTATGAAAGTGCAGGAACGAGGGCGGCGTTTGTAAGCCAGCAATTGGCAGTAACATACGCTATTAATAATAACTATAACCTTACCCGTTGGTATTCTAACCTTTCAAGCGCCAACTGGCCTTGGCAATGTTGGTATGTAAATACAGCTGTCAATATTGCACCGATGATTACTGCCGCGGAAAAAGTGGGCGCATACCATTATATCGGCGTTGGTAAAATCATCAAAGCTTGGGGCTTTTCAGCATTATCAGACTTTTACGGCATGATGCCATATGATGAATTTGATGATCCCAATACCTTTACGCCTAAGTTCGACGATGGCTCCTACATCCAAGGTAAAGTTTTGGAATTATTGGACGAAGCCATTCAAGATTTACAAAAACAACAAGCTCCAGGTGCGCCTTCGCTTGCTGAAGGAGATACTTGGAACCATGGTAATGTGGACAATTGGATCCGTCTTGCCAACGGTATAAAAGCGCGTTGTTTATTGCATTTAGTAAAGAAAGCCGATTTCGATCCCGAGGCCGTTTTAGCTGCCGCAAATGCTGGTCCGCAAACGGAGGATCAAAGTACAATCATGCAATATATCGATGATCCTTCTACCACCAATAACGCTAAATCGAGCTTACAATATCAAAATACCGGCACTTCTGCCAGGTTTACAAAACTTTATATCGATTATTTAAGTAATAATTATACCGGGGCTCCAACCGGCGCCAATGACATGGAAGACCCCAGGATGGATATAATCTTGCCAAGAATGCAAGATGGTAGCGGTAATTGGGTACGCACGCAAGGGGTTGATATGACTTCCGATGTAGTTCTAAATGGTCCGAAAGCCGTATCATTTAACAGCACTACTAACAAGTTCTCCAACGCCGATTCGATTTACATCCAGTTGCGTAGAAACCCCATGAGCCCCGCAGCCGGTAATAGAATCGCTTCAACAGGTTGTTGGTATACGGATCGCGGTGCTAAAGGTTTGTTGCTAACGAATGCTGAAATGCATTTTATAGTAGCTGAAATTAAACTGCGTCAAAATAAACCTAATGAAGCATTACAAGCATATCAAGCTGGCATCAAGGCTCATATGACTTTGGTCGGTGTTGACGGCAGCGTATCTGATAATTTCTTAGCCAGTACTTCCGTGGTGCAGGACCCGGCCAAATTAACATTGAGCGATATCATGATCCAAAAATATATCGCCCTTTCGTTCTCTATCGAAGTATGGTGCGATCTTAGGAGATTAAACTATTGTACTGATGCCTCGGGTGTTTACAATGAAAGTACCGGTGTCTATAAAGGTTTCAAAAGACCGAAGCACGTCTATTTGGAATCTTATCCCAATGAAACAGATTGGCCCCGTAGATTTGCAGTTCCAAGCTATGAAATCAACTATAACCTTGACCAGGTTAGAGCCGCCAATCCCAACGCGGAAAAACCGACTTATATAAATCAACCGGTTTGGTGGGACAAGCCCTAA
- a CDS encoding GlxA family transcriptional regulator, whose protein sequence is MKHISILVLNEAILGSIEGTHKLLTAVNDIAESMGNDPVFKVELVGANSSTVLNKGLFSVFPEKMIHDIDHTDLIFIPAMHGDMQESVSMNREFIPWVVEQYNKGAEIASLCVGAFLLAETGLVDGKRCATHWLYANEFRKTYPRIDLVDEKIITDEQGIYSSGGAYSFLNLVLYIIEKYAGREIAILCSKTFQIEFDRGSQSQFIMFRGQKGHDDESIIRAQEYIEKNYQEKITVDQLATMLAIGRRNLERRFKKATSNTILEYIQRVKIEAAKMSLETSRDNVNEVMYMVGYSDTKAFRSVFKKTTGLSPIEYRNKYNRDLQVSIKA, encoded by the coding sequence ATGAAACACATTTCCATTCTCGTTTTAAACGAAGCCATACTGGGCAGTATAGAAGGAACCCATAAATTGTTAACGGCAGTTAATGATATCGCGGAAAGCATGGGGAATGATCCCGTATTCAAGGTGGAGTTGGTAGGGGCAAATAGTTCGACCGTATTAAACAAGGGACTGTTTTCTGTATTTCCGGAGAAGATGATCCATGATATAGATCATACCGATTTGATATTTATACCGGCGATGCATGGTGATATGCAGGAGTCTGTTAGCATGAATAGAGAATTTATTCCATGGGTAGTGGAACAATATAATAAGGGTGCCGAGATTGCGAGTTTATGCGTGGGGGCTTTCCTTTTGGCAGAAACGGGCTTGGTAGATGGAAAACGTTGTGCAACGCATTGGTTATATGCCAATGAATTTAGAAAAACTTATCCCCGCATAGACTTGGTAGATGAAAAAATTATTACGGATGAGCAAGGTATTTATTCTAGTGGAGGCGCTTATTCATTCCTAAACCTGGTGCTATACATTATCGAGAAGTATGCCGGGAGGGAGATCGCGATCCTTTGCTCCAAAACTTTCCAGATTGAATTTGATCGCGGTAGCCAATCGCAATTTATCATGTTCCGTGGACAGAAGGGGCATGATGATGAATCGATAATTAGGGCCCAAGAGTATATCGAGAAAAATTACCAGGAAAAAATTACCGTAGATCAATTGGCAACAATGCTGGCGATCGGTAGGCGAAACCTGGAACGTAGGTTCAAAAAGGCTACTTCTAATACTATCTTGGAATATATCCAACGTGTAAAGATCGAAGCTGCCAAGATGAGCCTTGAAACATCACGGGATAATGTTAACGAGGTGATGTACATGGTGGGATATTCGGATACCAAGGCTTTCAGGTCGGTTTTTAAGAAGACGACAGGATTGTCCCCGATCGAGTATAGAAATAAATACAATAGGGATTTGCAGGTGTCCATTAAAGCATAA
- a CDS encoding YdeI/OmpD-associated family protein encodes MDKPTFFKNAAAFKNWLKKNHDKETAFLVGFYKAGTGKPSMTWAESVEEALCYGWIDGMRKSIDEESYFIRFSPRKMNSTWSAKNIQTVAKLILEKRMQAPGLHLFENRAPGNTNKYSFENKGTALDANLQRILRNNKNAFKFFEQQAPNYKKVMNHWIMSAKQETTRLRRLEKLISACVEGKRLH; translated from the coding sequence ATGGATAAACCTACATTTTTTAAAAATGCAGCGGCATTTAAAAATTGGTTAAAGAAAAATCATGATAAAGAAACGGCCTTCTTGGTAGGTTTCTACAAGGCTGGCACGGGAAAACCCAGTATGACCTGGGCGGAATCGGTGGAAGAAGCACTTTGTTACGGCTGGATTGATGGTATGCGCAAAAGCATTGATGAAGAAAGCTATTTTATCCGTTTCTCGCCGCGCAAAATGAATAGTACCTGGAGCGCCAAGAACATACAGACCGTAGCAAAGCTAATCCTTGAAAAAAGAATGCAAGCGCCGGGTTTACATCTATTCGAAAACCGTGCCCCGGGTAATACAAATAAGTATAGCTTCGAAAATAAGGGCACCGCATTAGATGCAAACCTTCAAAGAATACTTAGAAACAATAAAAACGCTTTCAAATTTTTTGAGCAGCAAGCGCCTAATTATAAAAAAGTAATGAATCATTGGATCATGTCGGCCAAACAGGAAACAACACGGTTAAGAAGGTTGGAAAAGCTGATATCCGCTTGCGTTGAAGGGAAAAGATTACATTAG